One genomic window of Rhizomicrobium sp. includes the following:
- the cysT gene encoding sulfate ABC transporter permease subunit CysT, with product MNGIAASLPAKFNGVPPHAGRRWRNPSALPGFGLSLGFTLFYLSAIVLVPLAALIIRPWEIGWSGFIDLLDDSRVLHALKLSFGGAAIAAAINTVFGLIVAWVLVRYRFPGKRIVDAVVDLPFALPTAVAGIALSALYSRHGWMGAPLEAAGIKIAYTPAGVVLALTFIGLPFVVRTLQPILAELGRDAEEAAATLGATRWQAMRRVVLPALTPALLTGTAMAFARAVGEYGSVIFIAGNLPGISEIAPLLIIIKLNENDYAGAAAIGVIMLAASFVMLLALNLLQSWSASRQ from the coding sequence ATGAACGGCATCGCCGCGTCCCTCCCGGCCAAGTTCAATGGCGTGCCTCCGCACGCCGGGCGCCGATGGCGTAATCCGAGCGCGCTGCCCGGCTTCGGGCTGTCGCTCGGATTTACGCTTTTCTACCTGTCGGCGATCGTGCTGGTGCCGCTCGCGGCGCTGATCATCCGGCCCTGGGAGATCGGCTGGAGCGGCTTTATCGATCTGCTGGACGATTCGCGGGTGCTGCATGCCTTGAAGCTGTCCTTCGGCGGCGCGGCGATCGCGGCGGCGATCAACACCGTGTTCGGACTGATCGTCGCCTGGGTGCTGGTGCGCTACCGCTTCCCCGGCAAACGCATCGTCGACGCGGTGGTCGACCTGCCTTTCGCGCTGCCGACCGCGGTCGCCGGCATCGCGCTCTCGGCCCTCTATTCGCGCCATGGCTGGATGGGCGCGCCGCTCGAAGCGGCCGGCATCAAGATCGCCTACACCCCCGCCGGCGTCGTCCTGGCGCTGACCTTCATCGGCCTGCCCTTCGTGGTGCGCACGCTGCAGCCGATCCTGGCCGAGCTCGGCCGCGACGCGGAGGAAGCCGCCGCCACGCTCGGCGCCACGCGCTGGCAGGCGATGCGCCGCGTCGTGCTGCCGGCGCTCACCCCGGCGCTGCTCACCGGAACCGCGATGGCGTTCGCCCGCGCGGTCGGCGAATACGGCTCGGTGATCTTCATCGCCGGCAACCTGCCCGGCATCTCCGAGATCGCGCCGCTGCTCATCATCATCAAGCTGAACGAGAACGACTATGCCGGCGCCGCCGCCATCGGCGTGATCATGCTGGCGGCGTCCTTCGTGATGCTGCTGGCGCTCAACCTGCTGCAATCCTGGTCGGCGTCGCGGCAATGA
- a CDS encoding porin has protein sequence MTIRLRALGAALLATAATLAAPQAFAAAAPASNNTEDRLRALEDELNNVNAQLVDLKRSQSSQYDDGNRQLAGLVNIKLDNGRPTFTSPDGNFSLAIRGLAQLDWGYYSQGNAASSLPTAFGPDLGSGANFRRVYLGLQGKAFGNWSYNLNFDFGGSGGTETPGHIQSVYLQYDGLAPFAFRVGAYPPPASIEDGTSAGDTIFLERNAPSDLQRNIAGGDGRVSASLLYLGEEVFGAVSYTGNKVQDGAKALAAAGATVAPNYDEQQAVVGRLSDRFWHTASANFVVGINGTYVIKPPDSVPHGSANLSTTPGATALNSVTLSDPPELTIDSNGTLLATTGSLPTKHVSQWGAEAAGNFLNFYGQAGYYGFQVDRAPVAFTQFTAAATSHTSILQPSNNSFSGWYAQATWILTGEQKPYNQATGSFTAPKVAHPFGFGPDAGWGAFELAGRFSELDLNSHALDPANVITAWPSGLSRTYTYYNTVRGGDQRIVTAALNWYPNNFVKFAVQYQYIQVSRLQSPAAVTTTGTPSLPTVNGGQNLSTIALRAQISL, from the coding sequence ATGACTATCCGCCTTCGCGCCTTGGGCGCCGCGCTTCTCGCCACGGCCGCCACGCTTGCCGCCCCGCAGGCCTTCGCCGCCGCCGCGCCCGCCAGCAACAACACAGAGGACCGGCTGCGCGCCCTCGAGGACGAGCTCAACAACGTCAACGCCCAGCTCGTCGACCTGAAACGCAGCCAGTCCAGCCAGTATGACGACGGCAACCGGCAGCTCGCCGGCCTTGTCAACATCAAGCTCGACAATGGGCGGCCGACCTTCACCTCGCCCGACGGCAATTTCAGCCTCGCGATCCGCGGCCTCGCCCAGCTCGACTGGGGCTATTACTCGCAGGGCAACGCCGCCTCGTCGCTGCCGACCGCCTTCGGCCCCGATCTGGGCAGCGGCGCGAATTTCCGCCGCGTCTATCTCGGCCTGCAGGGCAAGGCGTTCGGCAACTGGTCCTACAACCTCAATTTCGACTTCGGCGGCAGCGGCGGCACCGAAACGCCCGGCCACATCCAGTCGGTCTATCTGCAATATGACGGCCTGGCGCCCTTCGCCTTCCGCGTCGGCGCCTATCCGCCGCCGGCCAGCATCGAGGACGGCACCTCGGCCGGCGACACCATCTTCCTGGAGCGCAACGCCCCGTCCGACCTGCAGCGCAACATCGCCGGCGGCGACGGGCGCGTCTCCGCGTCTCTCCTCTATCTCGGAGAAGAAGTGTTCGGCGCGGTTTCCTATACCGGCAACAAGGTGCAGGACGGCGCCAAGGCGCTGGCCGCGGCCGGCGCCACGGTGGCGCCGAACTACGACGAGCAGCAGGCCGTGGTCGGCCGCCTGTCGGACCGCTTCTGGCATACCGCGAGCGCCAATTTCGTCGTCGGCATCAACGGCACCTATGTGATCAAGCCGCCGGATTCGGTGCCCCATGGCTCGGCGAACCTCTCCACCACGCCCGGCGCCACCGCGCTCAACAGCGTGACGCTGTCCGATCCGCCGGAGCTGACCATCGACTCCAACGGCACGCTGCTGGCCACGACCGGCTCGCTGCCCACCAAGCATGTCTCGCAATGGGGCGCGGAAGCGGCCGGCAATTTCCTGAACTTCTACGGCCAGGCCGGCTATTACGGCTTCCAGGTCGACCGCGCGCCGGTCGCCTTCACCCAGTTCACCGCCGCCGCCACCTCGCACACCTCGATCCTGCAGCCGTCCAACAACAGCTTCTCGGGCTGGTACGCCCAGGCGACCTGGATCCTGACCGGCGAGCAGAAGCCCTACAACCAGGCCACCGGGTCGTTCACCGCGCCCAAGGTCGCCCATCCCTTCGGCTTCGGCCCCGACGCGGGCTGGGGCGCGTTCGAACTGGCCGGCCGCTTCAGCGAGCTGGACCTCAACAGCCATGCGCTGGACCCGGCGAACGTCATCACCGCCTGGCCGAGCGGGCTGAGCCGCACCTACACCTATTACAACACGGTGCGCGGCGGCGATCAGCGCATCGTGACGGCGGCGCTGAACTGGTACCCGAACAATTTCGTCAAATTCGCCGTGCAGTATCAGTATATCCAGGTCAGCCGCCTGCAGTCGCCGGCGGCCGTGACCACCACCGGCACACCGTCGCTGCCCACCGTCAACGGCGGACAGAATCTTTCGACCATCGCCCTGCGCGCCCAAATCTCGCTTTGA
- a CDS encoding GIY-YIG nuclease family protein: MSKAYYVYILASARNGTLYIGVTNDLARRVWEHREGLVDGFTKKQGVKMLVYYEVFDDIGFAIAREKRLKKYKREWKINLIQQNNVEWRDLYETLF, translated from the coding sequence ATGTCGAAGGCTTATTACGTCTACATTCTGGCGAGTGCGCGCAACGGCACGCTCTATATCGGCGTGACCAACGATCTCGCGCGGCGCGTTTGGGAGCACCGGGAAGGCCTGGTTGACGGCTTCACCAAAAAGCAGGGCGTGAAGATGCTCGTCTACTACGAGGTGTTCGACGATATCGGCTTTGCCATCGCGCGCGAGAAGCGATTGAAGAAGTACAAGCGCGAATGGAAGATCAACCTCATTCAGCAGAATAATGTCGAATGGCGCGATTTGTATGAGACGCTGTTCTAA
- the cysW gene encoding sulfate ABC transporter permease subunit CysW, translating to MKAPSRPRGPTEDHPLLRWTLTLIALGFIGLFLVLPLVNVFDGALSDGWRAAREAIQDPETLAAIRLTLIAAAIAVPLNALFGIAASWAIAKFDFAGKGFLLTLIDLPFSVSPVVSGLIYVLIFGLQGWFGPWLSEHNVKIIFALPGIVLATIFVTFPFVARELIPLMTDQGRDEEEAAVSLGAGGWATLWRVTLPNIKWGLLYGVLLCNARAMGEFGAVSVVSGHIRGLTDTMPLQIEALYNDYHYSAAFAVAALLALLALVTLTIKSFLEWRYADEIAATHHH from the coding sequence ATGAAAGCCCCGTCCCGCCCGCGCGGTCCGACCGAGGACCATCCCTTGCTGCGCTGGACGCTGACGCTGATCGCGCTCGGCTTCATCGGCCTGTTCCTGGTGCTGCCGCTCGTCAACGTGTTCGACGGCGCGCTGAGCGACGGCTGGCGGGCGGCGCGCGAGGCGATCCAGGATCCCGAGACGCTCGCCGCCATCCGGCTGACGCTGATCGCCGCCGCCATCGCGGTGCCGCTGAACGCGCTGTTCGGCATCGCCGCGTCCTGGGCGATCGCCAAGTTCGACTTCGCCGGCAAGGGCTTCCTGCTGACGCTGATCGATCTGCCGTTCTCGGTTTCGCCGGTCGTCTCCGGCCTGATCTATGTCCTGATCTTCGGCCTGCAGGGCTGGTTCGGCCCCTGGCTCTCGGAGCACAACGTCAAGATCATCTTCGCGCTGCCCGGCATCGTGCTGGCGACGATCTTCGTCACCTTCCCCTTCGTGGCGCGCGAGCTCATCCCGCTGATGACCGACCAGGGCCGCGACGAGGAGGAGGCCGCGGTCTCGCTCGGCGCCGGCGGCTGGGCGACGCTGTGGCGCGTGACCCTGCCCAACATCAAATGGGGCCTGCTCTACGGCGTGCTCCTGTGCAACGCGCGCGCCATGGGCGAGTTCGGCGCCGTCTCGGTGGTCTCCGGGCATATCCGCGGCCTCACCGACACCATGCCGCTGCAGATCGAGGCGCTGTATAACGACTATCACTATTCCGCGGCCTTCGCGGTCGCCGCCCTGCTGGCGCTGCTCGCGCTCGTGACGCTGACGATCAAGTCGTTCCTGGAATGGCGCTACGCGGACGAGATCGCCGCGACGCATCATCATTGA
- a CDS encoding sulfate ABC transporter substrate-binding protein: MKRLLAALAAAALFATSTAQAADITLLNVSYDPTRELYKAINTAFAADWKAKHGDDVTINQSHGGSGAQSRAVTDGLEADVVTLALGYDIDAIASKGLTAKNWATRLPNASVPYTSTIVFLVRKGNPWKIKDWPDLIKPGVQVITPNPKTSGGARWSFLAAWAYALKAPGGNADKAKAFVTALYKHVPVLDTGARGSTTTFAQRGIGDVLLSWENEARLALKEAGGEDFQIVYPPVSIQAEPPVALVDVNVDKHHTRDVATAYLNFLYTKQGQEIEAANFYRPRDPAVLAAHAADFPKITLYDFSDIFGDWQKAQSTYFADKGVFDQIYKPGQ; encoded by the coding sequence ATGAAGCGCCTCCTCGCCGCCCTTGCCGCGGCCGCCCTGTTCGCGACCAGCACCGCGCAAGCGGCCGACATCACGCTGTTGAACGTCAGCTACGACCCCACCCGTGAGTTGTACAAGGCGATCAACACCGCCTTCGCCGCCGACTGGAAGGCCAAGCATGGCGACGACGTCACGATCAACCAGAGCCATGGCGGTTCCGGCGCGCAGTCGCGCGCGGTGACCGACGGGCTGGAAGCCGATGTCGTCACCCTCGCCCTCGGCTACGACATCGACGCCATCGCCAGCAAGGGCCTGACGGCCAAGAACTGGGCGACGCGCCTGCCCAACGCCTCGGTGCCCTACACCTCGACCATCGTGTTCCTGGTGCGCAAGGGCAATCCCTGGAAGATCAAGGACTGGCCCGATCTCATCAAGCCCGGCGTGCAGGTGATCACGCCCAACCCGAAGACCTCGGGCGGCGCGCGCTGGTCGTTCCTGGCGGCCTGGGCCTATGCGCTGAAGGCGCCCGGCGGCAACGCCGACAAGGCGAAGGCCTTCGTCACCGCGCTCTACAAGCACGTTCCGGTGCTCGACACCGGCGCGCGCGGCTCGACCACGACCTTCGCGCAGCGCGGCATCGGCGACGTGCTGCTGTCCTGGGAGAACGAGGCGCGGCTGGCGCTGAAGGAAGCGGGCGGCGAGGACTTCCAGATCGTCTATCCGCCGGTGTCGATCCAGGCCGAGCCGCCGGTCGCGCTGGTCGACGTCAATGTCGACAAGCATCACACCCGCGACGTCGCCACCGCCTATCTGAACTTCCTCTACACCAAGCAGGGCCAGGAGATCGAGGCGGCGAACTTCTATCGCCCGCGCGACCCGGCGGTGCTGGCCGCCCATGCCGCCGACTTCCCGAAGATCACGCTCTACGATTTCTCGGACATCTTCGGCGACTGGCAGAAGGCGCAGTCCACCTATTTCGCGGACAAGGGCGTGTTCGACCAGATCTACAAGCCCGGTCAGTGA